The genomic interval aatacatCCACAGATCAGACTCTACAATCAATGCTATGGAATAAAATCTAGTTTTTAAATCTTCCAAATTAATTTCGAGATACTGTGCCACCAAATAAGTCGTTTGAACATTTCATTTATCCATTACATGGTTCTGTCAAACTAGTATAAGGAATAACATAGAAGCATACAATTGCATGGTGCACTCTCATAAGCAAATGGAATGACATTATTGAGGAATTAATAACCACATCGCTACTGCAACATGAAACAATATTGTTGATTGAGAGAAATTTGTGGTTGATATTAAAGactgcaaaaaataatttcttttttgaaaagtaaaattattttttattgaataaaatacaaGACTCCAAAAAATGATAACTTAATAGGCTAAGGAATAACTTACAAGAAAAGATTGGCTTTCTTTGGCCACCAAACAGGAGAGACAGGCTGTATATGTTGAGGAAGTTCCAACTGAGTCAACAAGTTGAACTTTCGCCACTCGATATTTCTCTCTTGCAATCATATCAGAACTTGGGCTGTGACCTCGATCGATCATCTTTGAATCATTCGCTGTATTTGAAACGAAAAAGAAAGTGATGAGCATGCCAATACATACACTTAGCTTTAAAACAGGCAGTGACTGCTCAATTAACAATAATGAAACTTGAGTCCTAGACCAcatatttcttgaattatcttcTAATGACTGCATAAATCTGAAGTCATGTTCAGAGGCActtcttaaattatttgatatttccATTAATTTCACTGTTAAACTTAGCAAATAATTGGTTTACGTATCAAACGGAATCTATTGAACGACCACCATTAACATTGCCCCAACAAGCATGGTTAGAAAATTAGAATACAGCAATTGTGAAGTACACAAACGAGTCTGACAGTCATGCATTTCAGTGGTAACGGGAACATCCACGAGCTCAGACATCCCATTAAATTCCTGTTTAGCACTTGAAAAACCGTCAATGAGTGAAGTATTCTCCTTAGGGAACAAGGCCACCTGATTGTTTTCTGACATTGACTCTGAGAGGTCTCCtattacaaaacaaataaaatgaaggaACGGAGCATAAATGAAACAATAAAACAAGCATGATAGCAATAAATCTCCACAAGAGAACAATTAGAAGCGACTAACTTGACACTGCAGTCCCTGATCCCTCTGCAATTTGACACTTTGTAATTCCTTTAATTGGCATGTCAGAGATGTTCTCCTTATTTCCTTCAAGTCTCATGGCAGATGTGGTCAAGAGATGCCCAGATGTCCTATTTTTGCAAGAATTTTTACCAGAAGCGGATGCCTTCTTACTGATTTCTTTGGAGCAATGACTTTTCTCAATAGTTTCAAAGTCCAAAGCATCTGTAGCTGCTACTCCACTCACCATCCCTTTGGCCGCTGGGTCTTTGACAACAAAGCAGGTTTTCATTTGAGAGTTTAGTGATATATCAGTATCATAAGGAAACCTTCCATCTTTGACTGCAGCTTTGCCGGTAACATCAGCACCTGAGTTGTTCCACGTTTCAAAGTTAAACAAGTCAAACGCAGGATTTCTGTCATATCCTTGGTTGTCTCGCAAGTCTCGGTTGATTAGGTAAAATGGCTCTTCAGTGTATTCTGCTTTGGCCAAATGTTTGGCCCCTCCATTGCTACTATCACAATGCAGCATATCTTCAGGGGCTCTTAGTATTTCTTCAACATCATTCGGTTCACATTGGCTTTGATGTATCACTGCTTCTGACAAAGACATAGCAGAGGTGCTTGAAGCTTGTTTATTCATCGAACCTTCATTTTTGTGGCATTGGTCATGTTTGGAAGCTGAATTCCCATTAATCCTAGCTCTTTTCTTCACATCACTGTTCTCAGGAAAATCTACTTTTTCACACCCAGTTGTATTGAAAATCTTAACAACAAAGCCTGATCCCATAACATAATCGAACACCAAAAAATTTCCAACCTCCAGCCCATGGTCTAATGCAAAGGAACCCCATCCTCGTTCAAAAGCGAGTGAACCATTAAGATTTGATAATGCTACATTCCATTGCCGCCCACTTGAGTCCTCAAGAAAGGTTTCTTGATCAACCAATGATGATACCGTAGCAGCAAACTTGGGAGGCAAAAACTGCAATGGAATGATAGCTTATAAAGGACATAAAAGTAGTTCATTGGAGTAAAGAACTAAGCATCGCTAGGAAGACAAAGTTCTAAAGCATGTCAGAGTCTCAGAGAAGCCTGTTTAGACCCCAAATCAAttttagagaaataaataaataaaggcatATGTTATAGAAAACATATCAAAAGTTAAGTCTGTATGAATAAGGTTCTTGCATTTTTGCATTATTAATCATGCTTTTGACAGCACTGTAGTCCTTTTGACAGAAAGGAAGGTGGAGTTCAAGCATTGTACCCAAATTACTGACAGAATACTTACCTTCATCCCAAATCCAGagaacaacataaaaaaaatgaaaaaaaaaatacacaaatttacaGTATGATGCACTTGGAATAAAGGTAAggaactattaatttttttgaaaagcatCGTTCAAGAAATTTCAACAGGATGCAACCACAAAAcataagataaattgaaagcAAACAGAAAGTAAAATGATTATAAAGTACCTTGCTGCCTTTAAAAAATGACgtttaggaaaaaaaagttgGCTCCTTGCAACTTGAAgagaagaaagggagagagggcGGGAAGTTAGTGGCTACTAAGTCAATAGGATCAGACCCACAAAGTTACTGGATGGGATAAACCTTTCCATAGAACAACCCAATAAGGAACTTATCAtagaaagttttgatttttgattggCATCGGGTGCCCAGaacaaagtcccaactaatcTTGGGCgtgcacaggccctcagcaaggaattttccgcaagtgcacctcggataATTTAAGGAGAAATGCCCCCAGCCatatggcccctagaaattgtttgcatccaATGGTATGAACCTTAGatctggagggagcataccaccaagaccaacgctcttaccacttgagccaacccttagGGGTTTATTATCATAAAACATTAGGAGTGTATTATTGATCAGACTGCATTCATGGGAATAATGGATCATCTTAATCACATCGAGAACTTTAAATGCAGCAAGACAGGCCTCTCACGTATAAAAATTATGATTCTTAGTTTCAAGCAGCTgtcaaaacaaatcaaaatttcAGACAAGAACCAAACAATAGAATGAAAGAACCCACGATACATAGACGCAAACAGCACAGTGAAAGCAAGCATACTCATGCAGCATTGAAGGTAAAAGTGAAAGCAACAATAAACCTATAGAGTGGCTCATATAGAGGAAAAAACCCAAATTCTACTGTGCCAAGACTTTCAAAAACTGATCATCAATCATGACTGGAAAGAACACTACTAAGTAAGCTGCAGGTCAGTCATAGTAACCCTTCAAAAAAATGCAAGCAGCACAATGAAAGCAAGCATACTCATGCTGTAATGAAGGTAAAAGCGAAAGCAATTAACACATACAGTGGATTAGATAGAGGAAAATAACCAAATGCTACCATACCAAGACTTTTGAAAACTGATCGCCAATCATGACTTTGAAAAAAGCGGTAGCTCCAATCGTTGAGTTTTTCTTCCTCTGATGAACCAGCAAACATTTCTGGGTGCACTCCTTACAAGCTTCTGCCTTGCAACCCATTGCCCCTACTTTCCTGGCCACTTGCTCCACTGAAAAACTTATTTTGTTTcaacaaggaaagaaaaatgattaggAAGAAGTGAAATGCAAACCAAGAAATCCTCACCAAGGAAAATTTGGAAATTGATATGAGGATAAGCCTTAAGTGGCATATTGGCAATCATGCAACCCAGTTAACATGAACATAGATTACAGAATTGACAGACCAGAGAATCTATTTAAATAAGTAACCAGCTTATGACACCAGTAGATTGCATCTTGAAAAGACCACATTAGTGTATTTATAAGCCCCAATCTCTAACACTTCCCAAAGATGGAActtcatgctttttttttattggtaaacactattttattgatcataagaataggcacgagccaagtacacgggaccTATACAAGAGCAATGCTCCAATGCCTATGCATGATATTATGGTGATACAAGAATTTCCTTaatgttcatgccattaaaatcaattacaattgaccaatggaacaaaagtgttaaaataagaaagttctaagctcatccattgaatgctcatgatcttcaaagcttctcTCATTCCTCTCCCTCAAAAGACACCACCAAAGGCAAattggaaccatcttccaaattgctACAATTTAGGAAGTGCCCTGCGGGGCAAAGACAACACCAATTCATGAACAATGATTTAAGTTGCCTAACGTGAGGATTCCTCAAggaagctgtccatacaaagaatGTTGCCTTTAGGGGGGCCAGCTATGGTTACTTGAGTCAACCCTGGTTTTTTATCGATTGATACTTCTGAACCTATGAAGGATTGACCCCATGAGCTGACTGTCTTCCTCTTTTATAAAAGAGAGGAAGATGCCATTTGATCCAACACCATTTACAGGTTATACAAATCAAGCTACCAAGCTAATGAGATGCAgaaaaggattaaaaaaaaaaaaacaaatgccaTATGGTTCACGTAGAAAATAAGAAACACATGGCAAAGTATATACTGAATCCGTTCCCAACCATATATTGTCACTGTATGCGATGTGTAGCATGTGTCTCAACTGAGGGGAAGAAGAGTGTATGGCAATGGAGATCAGTGACAGAACATTATCAGTTCTGTCGTGTAGAGAGTTCCTATGCTTCAAAGATATTGGTAACGGTGCCTTACTACCATTGCAAAGGGCTGAATTTTTTGTAAGCTACACTGCAGTTGAATATGATAAGTAATCGCTACATGAATCACAATTCCACCATCAAATAACAGATCAAAGGCAAAAAGTATGATGCTTTCCACATAATACCTGCAAAGTTCAAGTTCTAAAAACTACCTAAGACTTTTGCAACTATAAAATACCAGCGGACAAAACCTAAAGTCAATGCATTAAGATATTTTACCTCATGGACCAGAGAGATTTATCACCTAAACAGcaccataaagaataaaaactcaaactcgatcaaaaaatattaatcaagttTAAAGAGACATTCTTTCACAAAAAAGGCAAATTTAAACTCACTATATTATATTGTAATCTTGAGAAATAATATGTGCAATACAGAAAAATGAACCTTGGGTTTAAAGTCGCGCTCTTTGTGATTGTGACCGACTCTAGTCGATTTTCAGAGTCCAACAACGAACCACATGGACTAGTTTTAAGCACATTTCCGCTATAAAGCCCACGAATATGATTGATGAAACACTCGACTTCACGCCAAATTTTTTAGTTGAAACCCCAATCAGACgataaagaaagaacaaaagaaaacaagaagcaGATGTGATTACTTTAATTGCTCTCGGGGTATGCAGGAATTTGCCCTTCTGCTTCGTTTACGTGAAAGCGTCTGTTGGAATTACACTACGGAGGCCCCCATGCCAATTCCCAAAAGACACTCGAGTTTCGTTTCGACTCTGTAGCTTTCAAGGTTTCCTTTTATGGCGGGATTTTTTTCCCGGTACTgttctcgtttatttttacaacataaattttgtaaattttcaataaataaaggTTTCCTCTTCGATCACTGCCATTGCTTTTCAATGAAATGAAGAGACAGGAAGATCAAAGATGGAAAGAAAGATTGATAAGCTTTTGGGTTCCTTCAGAGTTTTCACCGACTTATTCAACATCTACGTCGATTGTTAGAGGCTAGATAGAGCACTGGCATTCAATTCAAAAATTTGCCTCATTTCCTTGTGGCACTGAGACGATATGAGATAATACGAGATAAGTTTAGATTggaatcaaatattattataatattatattttaattttattattattttaaaatttagataaattaaattattttttatattttttataaaaatttaaataatttataataataaaataattttactattcaaataaaatcaactgcTGGATTGGAGTAGTTAAAAGAAAGAAGTTTAACCgttgagttacagtaaatctaaagaaaaatttatatttggcATTACACTGTTCGTagacaaataattattttattcctaATATGTCTCCTTCCAACTGCTCCAATTTCATTTCTCTTGTGAATCTGTCTccagaacttaaaaaaattattaattaatatatagttaatataattataaaatataaaaataaatttataaaaaatattattattaaaaaataatattttattattattttgactaatagagAGATAATTGTTATATCTCtaagataaaagtaaaaaataaatcatgtgGTTTTAGGCAAatctcacttttgtcttttgcTATATCATTATTGCCAATGCTCTTTAAAGGTGAAACAAGAATAAGAAGATTTTCAACCAGCAGTATATTGAGATTCATCAGGCAAATTGGCTGATTAGATCACACAAAGTGTATCAAATAAGTAACCAATTTCACAactttaatatttattcaaGTCAAAAGACCAACATAAAACTTTGAAAATTCTGAACTCAAAGCTCATGACCAAAGAACCAAAAAGTTGTTAGTATGTACCTCATTATATTTGGAtagtctattttttaaaaaacatgatATACCCCATGCGTAGTATTTTAAACCATATAGGAATTGTTTTCCATAACTAAAAGTTTCCTAaactattttcttcattttatttagaatttttactATGATTTGTTCTAGGgatgtcaaatcgtgttaatgaGTCATGTcaaaacatgcatattatactatataagtCAATCATAATCCGATCCGTTAAGAtaatcgtgtcaaaatctcaaactctaacatGACTCATTAATATAGCAAGTCATGTCGTGTCAACCTATTTTgacccgtttatgtaaatgggttgaacaaatatgaaattaaccCATTTGACCtagttaagtttaacataattttatataaatattaaaatcacaacatctataaaaaaatataaaactaattacaaatctaaaattacaatctaaataattaaaatatcaaaattaaaatctcaaaaattttatttttaggtataaatatataattgtaactttaactttcttaaagGGTCATAACGAGTTGActcgttatcaacccgttaagtaATAATGTCTTGAtgggtcaatccgttttgactcgaacccgttaagactaaactctaatctatttttatcgtgtcgtgttcgtattggatCAACGAGTTGTATCACATATTACTACGGCCCTTCCTTAAAGCCAATTGGAATTACAAGTTGAATGAGCTTTGCCAAAAATCCCAAAGCCTCCTTCTCAAAGGCCATGGAGCCCCAAGACCACCCCCtcccccctaaaaaaaaatacgataaacacaaaatacttttcacaacatattttataattatattttaaaatgaagactattattataaaataccatataaaagtaaaactaatttataaaaataccgtCATTTTAGATCATGTGTTGGGAAAAGTTTTGTAAAGAGTGTTGTGAGTATTATTAGTCATCtattaatctaaaatataaattctaaatccCGAACCTCTAGAGGCTCTTGATAACGCCGCAGCTGACCTTAGAAGTGGGACTTGCACCATCTCATCCCATtagtttaatcaaataaaaagattacatttttttttcttcatatggGAAATATAATAACTGCATAATTTTGTAGAATTTGAGGGTTATAATTACGATAGGAGTGTTTTGATTGGAAGGATATAACGACTTTTCCAAAGCAACATTAAAAAAGCAGTCAAAGGGCAACGTTTGAAAgtcaaaaactttaattttgaTCGGGTGAATACAATAAATACGGAGAAATGTAACGAACAAAgaatcaaatttcaaataaaacaaaagaagaagaagaacaaaataaTCTGCGTCTCTCTGATGTTTGATGAAGGTTAGGTTTTGATAACAGGCTGCCATACCCAACCAACCCAACACACACTTCGGAGACTCCTTCAAAGACCTTTCTTTGGGGCCTCTTTTGTTAGTTCAAACGtccaataattttactttagtGTTTGTGGTACACGGGACCCACCACTTTCtgggtttctctctctctctgtgtgttcATCTTCACCTTCACTGCTACTTTCATATATCCCAAAATCCTAACAAGGATTGGAGTCCTTTAGTGAGAGAAAAAGAGTGGAACAAAGAGTGACCGAAATGTTT from Juglans regia cultivar Chandler chromosome 2, Walnut 2.0, whole genome shotgun sequence carries:
- the LOC109003466 gene encoding uncharacterized protein LOC109003466 isoform X3 yields the protein MGCKAEACKECTQKCLLVHQRKKNSTIGATAFFKVMIGDQFSKVLFLPPKFAATVSSLVDQETFLEDSSGRQWNVALSNLNGSLAFERGWGSFALDHGLEVGNFLVFDYVMGSGFVVKIFNTTGCEKVDFPENSDVKKRARINGNSASKHDQCHKNEGSMNKQASSTSAMSLSEAVIHQSQCEPNDVEEILRAPEDMLHCDSSNGGAKHLAKAEYTEEPFYLINRDLRDNQGYDRNPAFDLFNFETWNNSGADVTGKAAVKDGRFPYDTDISLNSQMKTCFVVKDPAAKGMVSGVAATDALDFETIEKSHCSKEISKKASASGKNSCKNRTSGHLLTTSAMRLEGNKENISDMPIKGITKCQIAEGSGTAVSTNDSKMIDRGHSPSSDMIAREKYRVAKVQLVDSVGTSSTYTACLSCLVAKESQSFLELPTCLPSSYHGKGRMERRVVFLQDPAMRLWPVLYHERSGFTILTSGWEAFSKANGIQPGDECVFGVERASEGIYGVRIARK
- the LOC109003466 gene encoding B3 domain-containing protein Os01g0905400-like isoform X2, with amino-acid sequence MGCKAEACKECTQKCLLVHQRKKNSTIGATAFFKVMIGDQFSKVLFLPPKFAATVSSLVDQETFLEDSSGRQWNVALSNLNGSLAFERGWGSFALDHGLEVGNFLVFDYVMGSGFVVKIFNTTGCEKVDFPENSDVKKRARINGNSASKHDQCHKNEGSMNKQASSTSAMSLSEAVIHQSQCEPNDVEEILRAPEDMLHCDSSNGGAKHLAKAEYTEEPFYLINRDLRDNQGYDRNPAFDLFNFETWNNSGADVTGKAAVKDGRFPYDTDISLNSQMKTCFVVKDPAAKGMVSGVAATDALDFETIEKSHCSKEISKKASASGKNSCKNRTSGHLLTTSAMRLEGNKENISDMPIKGITKCQIAEGSGTAVSRDLSESMSENNQVALFPKENTSLIDGFSSAKQEFNGMSELVDVPVTTEMHDSNDSKMIDRGHSPSSDMIAREKYRVAKVQLVDSVGTSSTYTACLSCLVAKESQSFLELPTCLPSSYHGKGRMERRVVFLQDPAMRLWPVLYHERSGFTILTSGWEAFSKANGIQPGDECVFGVERASEGIYGVRIARK
- the LOC109003466 gene encoding B3 domain-containing protein Os01g0905400-like isoform X1, with product MGCKAEACKECTQKCLLVHQRKKNSTIGATAFFKVMIGDQFSKVLFLPPKFAATVSSLVDQETFLEDSSGRQWNVALSNLNGSLAFERGWGSFALDHGLEVGNFLVFDYVMGSGFVVKIFNTTGCEKVDFPENSDVKKRARINGNSASKHDQCHKNEGSMNKQASSTSAMSLSEAVIHQSQCEPNDVEEILRAPEDMLHCDSSNGGAKHLAKAEYTEEPFYLINRDLRDNQGYDRNPAFDLFNFETWNNSGADVTGKAAVKDGRFPYDTDISLNSQMKTCFVVKDPAAKGMVSGVAATDALDFETIEKSHCSKEISKKASASGKNSCKNRTSGHLLTTSAMRLEGNKENISDMPIKGITKCQIAEGSGTAVSRDLSESMSENNQVALFPKENTSLIDGFSSAKQEFNGMSELVDVPVTTEMHDCQTRLSNDSKMIDRGHSPSSDMIAREKYRVAKVQLVDSVGTSSTYTACLSCLVAKESQSFLELPTCLPSSYHGKGRMERRVVFLQDPAMRLWPVLYHERSGFTILTSGWEAFSKANGIQPGDECVFGVERASEGIYGVRIARK
- the LOC109003466 gene encoding B3 domain-containing protein Os12g0591400-like isoform X4 — encoded protein: MGCKAEACKECTQKCLLVHQRKKNSTIGATAFFKVMIGDQFSKVLFLPPKFAATVSSLVDQETFLEDSSGRQWNVALSNLNGSLAFERGWGSFALDHGLEVGNFLVFDYVMGSGFVVKIFNTTGCEKVDFPENSDVKKRARINGNSASKHDQCHKNEGSMNKQASSTSAMSLSEAVIHQSQCEPNDVEEILRAPEDMLHCDSSNGGAKHLAKAEYTEEPFYLINRDLRDNQGYDRNPAFDLFNFETWNNSGADVTGKAAVKDGRFPYDTDISLNSQMKTCFVVKDPAAKGMVSGVAATDALDFETIEKSHCSKEISKKASASGKNSCKNRTSGHLLTTSAMRLEGNKENISDMPIKGITKCQIAEGSGTAVSRDLSESMSENNQVALFPKENTSLIDGFSSAKQEFNGMSELVDVPVTTEMHDCQTRLCTSQLLE